Proteins encoded together in one Planctopirus ephydatiae window:
- a CDS encoding PulJ/GspJ family protein produces MITFTYLHRRTACPRRPSAGFTLVEMLVSVALVLLMMSLFAQVFQIAAGTVSTQRGIMENDQRARSVQTVITKDLSNRTFRYVWPWAPRFAGNLTPVNSEESDMLGYFYISENDPFDDTDDVLQFTGKITTTVNSLADTDSYTGRALQVGNSQNQPDYDDGDLGNLAALSSTAEISLFMRRGTTGRPGALYRRVMLVRQPADSTAEIEPHEDGNTTNTLFDSTSGATTRYTPSATSTFWKDFDFSARPISARTFNQTMPPPFIDGVRFNTLTDLQLPTSRFGFEFADGTVNAGKPREFLSSVFFGRYTMEETSNVAFQYPFVATPSPMNQATAGLTVNATTGVVDPLQHNSTNGSRRGEDLLLANVVSFDVKVWDDFANGGLGAFVDIGGPGSVLYSANPAVSGNVDRRLNVNFGPGAANDNNVFDTWGPLVWLASVPTDPAENPPFLPRRYVAGATASAFELPRFTAGTTAGAVLPAEVSPGLSSIPGDPVFFVRSGSSAGTNNAAGASIPITAPIVYGTPINDGVVEWTPVDNRRPLRLIQITVRFLDPTSQQLRTVTMQCDLTP; encoded by the coding sequence TCGGTAGCGCTTGTTCTCTTGATGATGTCGCTGTTCGCCCAGGTTTTTCAGATTGCTGCAGGTACGGTTTCGACCCAGCGCGGCATTATGGAGAACGACCAGCGGGCCCGCTCTGTGCAAACCGTGATTACGAAAGATCTCAGTAACCGCACATTCCGCTATGTCTGGCCCTGGGCCCCTCGATTTGCGGGCAACTTAACTCCGGTGAATTCCGAAGAGAGCGATATGCTCGGTTACTTCTACATTTCGGAAAACGATCCGTTCGACGATACCGACGATGTCCTGCAGTTCACAGGCAAGATTACAACGACAGTCAACTCCTTAGCTGATACCGATAGTTATACCGGACGTGCTCTTCAGGTCGGCAACAGCCAGAATCAACCCGATTATGATGACGGGGATCTTGGCAATCTTGCAGCTCTCAGTTCAACGGCTGAAATCTCGCTGTTTATGCGTCGAGGCACAACCGGTCGCCCCGGTGCTCTCTACAGGCGAGTCATGCTGGTTCGTCAGCCCGCCGATTCCACTGCCGAAATTGAGCCTCATGAAGATGGCAATACCACGAATACGCTGTTCGATTCAACGTCGGGAGCCACAACCAGATATACACCGTCTGCCACTTCGACCTTCTGGAAAGACTTTGACTTTTCGGCGCGCCCGATCAGCGCTCGAACCTTCAATCAGACCATGCCACCTCCATTTATCGATGGAGTCAGGTTTAATACTCTGACTGATTTGCAACTTCCAACCAGCCGTTTTGGTTTCGAGTTCGCCGATGGAACGGTCAATGCCGGCAAGCCACGTGAGTTTCTATCCAGTGTGTTTTTCGGTCGCTACACGATGGAAGAGACATCGAATGTGGCCTTTCAATATCCATTTGTGGCCACGCCCAGCCCTATGAATCAGGCGACAGCCGGCCTGACGGTTAACGCCACCACGGGAGTTGTGGATCCACTCCAGCACAATTCCACCAATGGCAGTCGGCGTGGTGAAGATCTGCTACTGGCGAATGTTGTTTCGTTCGACGTCAAAGTCTGGGATGACTTTGCCAATGGTGGTTTAGGAGCTTTTGTTGATATCGGTGGGCCGGGGAGTGTCCTGTACAGTGCCAACCCTGCCGTCAGTGGCAATGTTGACCGTCGCCTCAACGTGAACTTTGGCCCTGGCGCAGCAAACGATAACAACGTCTTCGATACCTGGGGACCACTGGTTTGGCTGGCCTCTGTACCCACTGATCCCGCTGAGAATCCACCATTTCTCCCCAGGCGTTACGTGGCGGGCGCGACTGCCTCCGCCTTTGAATTACCAAGGTTTACCGCTGGCACGACAGCCGGAGCAGTTCTTCCCGCGGAAGTGTCACCTGGTCTATCCAGTATCCCTGGTGATCCGGTCTTCTTTGTTCGCTCAGGATCAAGCGCAGGGACCAACAATGCGGCCGGTGCTTCGATTCCAATCACTGCTCCAATTGTCTATGGAACGCCGATTAACGATGGAGTTGTCGAATGGACTCCTGTCGATAATCGCCGGCCACTGCGATTGATCCAGATCACCGTTCGATTCCTTGACCCGACATCCCAGCAACTGCGAACCGTCACCATGCAATGTGACCTGACTCCTTAA